One genomic segment of Occultella kanbiaonis includes these proteins:
- the dctP gene encoding TRAP transporter substrate-binding protein DctP, which produces MSTARSRRRGLVAASVLATATLVAACSGGGAGPEETSDEGDAAGSENNPVTLSVATSQNEQTPNYYCGVELLKERLETADVGFTIELYPSSQLGPDADRFPQVQAGDIDIDLQGASALSSTFEPIGVVDASYAFNDVEHAFQWIDESSEGLFTNFHEATGVTIVDGWFFGSRTFSTADIEITSPDDLAGVPIRFPNSPQFLANAEALGVTNPVSVAVEELYTALQQGIAVGQENPIVATQSSSYFEVLNTASLNNHQVGIHWILVSDATYEKLSEEQAAMLDETIREIRPENRTCVEEATEEILDELRSDPAFTVVETEDIDIDAFISQSEEFFESYFTGESLEAYQAIRESAG; this is translated from the coding sequence ATGAGCACAGCCCGCTCGAGGCGCCGGGGCCTGGTCGCCGCGTCGGTGCTCGCAACCGCCACCCTCGTCGCCGCCTGCTCCGGCGGCGGCGCGGGCCCCGAGGAGACGTCGGACGAGGGGGACGCGGCCGGTTCGGAGAACAATCCGGTCACGCTCAGTGTCGCGACTTCTCAGAACGAGCAAACCCCCAACTACTACTGCGGCGTCGAGCTGCTCAAGGAACGCCTGGAAACAGCTGACGTCGGGTTCACGATCGAGCTGTACCCCTCCAGTCAGCTCGGCCCTGATGCCGACCGGTTCCCGCAGGTGCAGGCCGGCGACATCGACATCGACCTGCAGGGAGCGTCGGCACTCAGCTCGACGTTCGAGCCGATCGGGGTCGTCGACGCGTCCTACGCCTTCAACGACGTCGAACACGCGTTCCAGTGGATCGACGAGAGTTCCGAGGGCCTCTTCACAAACTTCCACGAGGCGACCGGCGTGACGATCGTCGACGGCTGGTTCTTCGGCAGCCGCACCTTCTCGACGGCGGACATCGAGATCACCAGCCCGGATGACCTGGCGGGTGTGCCGATCCGTTTCCCGAACTCGCCGCAGTTCCTCGCCAATGCCGAGGCTCTCGGAGTCACCAACCCTGTCTCCGTGGCCGTCGAAGAGCTCTACACCGCCCTCCAGCAGGGCATCGCCGTCGGTCAGGAGAACCCGATCGTGGCGACGCAGTCCTCGAGCTACTTCGAGGTACTCAACACGGCGAGCCTGAACAACCATCAGGTGGGCATCCACTGGATCCTGGTCAGCGACGCCACCTACGAGAAGCTGAGCGAGGAGCAGGCCGCCATGCTCGACGAGACCATTCGGGAGATCCGTCCGGAGAACCGCACGTGCGTCGAAGAGGCGACAGAGGAGATCCTGGACGAACTGAGGTCGGACCCGGCGTTCACCGTCGTCGAGACGGAGGACATCGACATTGATGCCTTCATCAGCCAATCCGAGGAGTTCTTCGAGAGTTACTTCACCGGCGAGAGCCTGGAGGCCTACCAGGCGATTCGCGAGTCCGCAGGCTGA
- a CDS encoding aldehyde dehydrogenase family protein produces MPPSDQPEDGEVMATTAPSRPLSPEQQSELGDVFARAQAALEVIEIYDQERVDRLIQAIAWAVANRASFERLVRMGIEESGLGDHDSRMNKRMKIRGVLRDALRSPSVGVIETDAARGLVKYGKPVGIIGCVVPTTNPDLTPAGNAIYAVKARNVVVFSPHPRSRETTFETVRLMREALEAEGAPPDILQCITRPSLAASQEVMRRSDLVIATGGQGLVRAAYRSGTPAYGVGAGNATEFVDETADLQETARNCMLSKTSDFGSGCSADGNVLVPAARYREMLDELENVGGYLASADERAALQRAMWDEDGQRLPGTVAIAPQALARAADFEIDADRRFVVVEGDGIGEDHQFCKEKLTTLMTVHAYEGDFEDGVELAKHLYEIGGKGHSCGIASTDDAHIDYFARHMPVSRIMVRQPNSKANAGSFTNGMPMTSSMGCGTWGGNITSENVSLRHYLNTTWVSRTIAEDRPTDAELFGDFYDAELETAGAVP; encoded by the coding sequence ATGCCGCCGTCGGACCAGCCTGAAGACGGAGAAGTCATGGCAACCACCGCACCATCCCGGCCATTGTCGCCTGAGCAACAGAGCGAGCTCGGCGACGTATTCGCCCGCGCGCAGGCCGCGCTCGAGGTGATCGAGATCTATGACCAGGAACGCGTCGACCGCCTGATCCAGGCCATCGCCTGGGCTGTGGCCAACCGCGCCTCGTTCGAGCGGCTCGTCCGGATGGGCATCGAGGAGTCCGGGCTCGGCGACCACGACAGCCGGATGAACAAGCGGATGAAGATCCGCGGCGTCCTCCGGGATGCACTTCGAAGCCCGTCTGTGGGAGTCATCGAGACCGATGCCGCGCGAGGCCTCGTGAAGTATGGAAAGCCGGTCGGCATCATCGGCTGCGTGGTACCCACCACCAACCCCGACCTCACGCCGGCGGGCAATGCGATCTATGCGGTCAAGGCTCGCAACGTCGTCGTGTTCTCTCCTCACCCACGCTCACGCGAGACGACGTTCGAGACGGTTCGGCTGATGCGCGAAGCACTGGAGGCCGAGGGTGCCCCGCCCGACATCCTTCAGTGCATCACCCGTCCGAGCCTCGCAGCGTCTCAGGAGGTCATGAGGCGCTCCGATCTCGTCATCGCGACCGGTGGGCAGGGCCTCGTGCGTGCGGCGTACAGGTCCGGCACCCCGGCCTACGGGGTGGGAGCCGGTAACGCGACCGAGTTCGTGGACGAGACCGCAGACCTTCAGGAGACCGCTCGCAACTGCATGCTGTCCAAGACCTCGGATTTCGGCTCGGGCTGCTCGGCCGACGGCAATGTGCTCGTGCCCGCGGCCCGCTATCGCGAGATGCTCGACGAGCTTGAGAACGTGGGTGGGTATCTCGCCTCCGCGGATGAACGTGCCGCCCTGCAGCGCGCGATGTGGGACGAGGACGGGCAGCGACTCCCAGGCACGGTCGCGATAGCCCCGCAGGCGCTCGCGCGCGCGGCGGACTTCGAGATCGACGCCGACCGACGCTTCGTCGTCGTCGAGGGGGACGGCATCGGCGAGGATCACCAGTTCTGCAAGGAGAAACTGACGACCCTGATGACGGTCCACGCCTACGAGGGCGACTTCGAGGACGGTGTAGAACTCGCCAAGCACCTGTACGAGATCGGAGGAAAGGGCCACTCCTGCGGCATCGCGTCAACCGATGACGCCCACATCGACTACTTCGCGCGACACATGCCCGTCTCGCGCATCATGGTGCGCCAGCCCAACTCGAAGGCGAACGCGGGCTCTTTCACCAACGGGATGCCGATGACGTCCTCCATGGGATGCGGTACCTGGGGCGGCAACATCACCTCCGAGAACGTCTCGCTCCGCCACTACCTCAACACGACGTGGGTCTCACGCACGATCGCTGAGGATCGCCCCACCGACGCCGAACTCTTCGGGGACTTCTACGATGCGGAGCTCGAGACGGCGGGCGCGGTCCCATGA
- a CDS encoding thiamine pyrophosphate-binding protein encodes MKDLVSNQIVRYLRARQVEHIFGLCGHTNIALLAAIEKSASISFVNVRHEQIASHAADGYARVTKRASVVLTHLGPGMTNAATGVANAALDSIPMVVIAGDVPSHYYGKHPHQEINLHADGAQYEIYRPFVKRAWRLDRAHLVAEVLDKAFTLAESGRPGPVLVDVPMDVFSAEVDVASFDKVIANTRSLAKPSLDEAVAEQIVGNLLAAERPVLYVGGGIVGADAAAELAEFAELLSLPVAHSLMGKGALPDDNPLVLGMTGFWGTALVNSTTRTADWILALGTRFAEADSSSWYPEYTFDIPATKLMQIDIDPAELGRNYPLEIGALADLKAALMVLVRVARRLAPAGVSRAALRAQIAANRQALKDRNAAAQASDDWPMRPERILSETREVLPADAIITTDVGWNKNGVGQQFDVLTPGTFLTPGGFATMGFGASAAVGAKLAGRDRVVVSLVGDGGFGQNPSVLSTAREERIPVVWVVMNNNAFGTIAGLEKAAFGTTYGTVFGDVEDPMYTDYAAIARAYGVEGIRVTSASEFKPALERAIALDEPVVIDVSMVNVPTPTTGHWNILDIYSPGKRLEHLATN; translated from the coding sequence ATGAAGGACCTCGTCTCCAACCAGATCGTCCGATATCTCCGGGCGCGCCAGGTCGAGCACATCTTCGGACTCTGCGGGCACACGAACATCGCGCTGCTCGCCGCCATCGAGAAGAGTGCCAGCATCTCCTTCGTCAACGTGCGTCACGAGCAGATCGCGTCGCACGCCGCCGACGGCTACGCCCGGGTGACCAAGCGGGCGTCGGTGGTGCTGACCCACCTCGGACCAGGGATGACGAATGCCGCGACCGGTGTGGCGAACGCCGCACTCGACTCGATCCCGATGGTCGTGATAGCCGGCGACGTACCGAGTCACTACTACGGCAAGCATCCGCACCAGGAGATCAACCTCCACGCCGACGGCGCCCAGTACGAGATCTACCGACCGTTCGTGAAGAGGGCCTGGCGGCTCGACCGCGCGCACCTCGTGGCCGAGGTGCTCGACAAGGCGTTCACCCTCGCCGAGAGCGGCCGGCCCGGGCCGGTGCTCGTCGACGTGCCGATGGACGTGTTCTCCGCCGAGGTCGATGTCGCCTCGTTCGACAAGGTGATCGCCAACACCCGGTCGCTCGCGAAGCCGAGCCTCGACGAAGCGGTGGCCGAACAGATCGTGGGCAACCTCCTCGCCGCGGAACGCCCGGTCCTGTACGTCGGCGGCGGGATCGTCGGCGCCGACGCCGCGGCGGAACTCGCCGAGTTCGCCGAACTGCTCTCGCTTCCCGTTGCCCACAGCCTCATGGGCAAGGGCGCGTTACCGGATGACAACCCGCTGGTTCTGGGTATGACGGGATTCTGGGGAACGGCTCTCGTCAACTCCACGACGCGCACCGCCGACTGGATCCTCGCCCTCGGCACTCGCTTCGCCGAGGCAGACTCGAGCTCGTGGTACCCGGAGTACACATTCGACATCCCCGCCACCAAACTCATGCAGATCGACATCGATCCCGCCGAACTGGGCCGCAACTACCCCCTCGAGATCGGCGCGCTCGCCGACCTCAAGGCCGCGCTCATGGTGTTGGTGAGGGTCGCGCGTCGGCTCGCGCCGGCCGGCGTTTCCCGCGCCGCCCTGCGCGCGCAGATCGCGGCGAACCGTCAAGCACTGAAGGATCGCAACGCTGCGGCGCAGGCATCCGACGACTGGCCCATGCGCCCCGAGCGGATCCTCTCCGAGACGAGGGAAGTGCTCCCCGCCGACGCGATCATCACCACCGATGTGGGATGGAACAAGAACGGCGTCGGCCAGCAGTTCGACGTCCTGACGCCGGGCACGTTCCTCACCCCCGGGGGCTTCGCGACGATGGGCTTCGGCGCGTCCGCAGCGGTCGGAGCGAAGTTGGCCGGACGCGATCGCGTCGTCGTGTCGCTCGTGGGGGACGGCGGCTTCGGGCAGAACCCGTCCGTACTCTCGACCGCCCGGGAAGAGCGCATTCCCGTGGTTTGGGTCGTCATGAACAACAACGCGTTCGGCACCATCGCAGGTCTCGAGAAGGCGGCGTTCGGCACGACATACGGGACGGTCTTCGGGGACGTCGAGGATCCGATGTACACCGACTACGCGGCGATCGCTCGCGCCTACGGCGTCGAAGGAATCAGGGTCACGTCGGCGTCGGAGTTCAAACCCGCGCTCGAACGGGCCATCGCCCTGGACGAGCCGGTCGTGATCGACGTGTCGATGGTCAACGTGCCCACGCCCACCACCGGACATTGGAACATCCTGGACATCTACTCGCCGGGCAAGAGGCTGGAGCACCTCGCGACGAACTGA
- a CDS encoding IclR family transcriptional regulator: MKSLAEWNTSATAPVAPVSVLGRVVAILDGVKESGGPISITELAGRTGIPKSTVSRLVAEMVDRRYLQRDDGGVTLGLRLFELGARAILPRRLLAAAAPVIRALHDATGERIGLWVQQGTDMVSIAVVVGRLPMLPTCAGMRSPALTTASGKAYLAFCADQAVVRRVSAPLISSAAHAFLDELDQVREEVVAVDREISYPGILAVASPVLGADRNVVGALSIAAPSGSMDAGHLAPLIRSAGTAVTRRLAAA, translated from the coding sequence ATGAAGAGTCTCGCCGAATGGAACACGTCGGCTACCGCCCCGGTCGCGCCGGTGTCCGTGCTCGGTCGGGTCGTTGCGATCCTCGACGGGGTCAAGGAGAGCGGAGGTCCGATCTCTATCACGGAGCTCGCCGGGCGGACCGGGATCCCGAAGTCCACCGTCTCCCGGTTGGTCGCCGAGATGGTCGACCGGCGCTATCTGCAACGCGACGACGGCGGGGTGACCCTCGGGTTGCGGCTGTTCGAGCTCGGCGCGCGCGCGATCCTGCCCAGGCGTCTGCTGGCGGCTGCGGCACCCGTCATCCGCGCCCTGCACGACGCCACCGGGGAGAGAATCGGGCTCTGGGTGCAGCAGGGCACGGACATGGTCTCGATCGCCGTGGTCGTCGGGCGCCTGCCGATGCTCCCCACCTGTGCCGGTATGCGATCACCCGCACTCACGACGGCGAGCGGCAAGGCGTATCTCGCGTTCTGCGCCGATCAAGCGGTGGTCAGGCGCGTGAGTGCGCCGCTCATCTCCTCTGCTGCGCACGCGTTCCTCGATGAGCTTGACCAGGTGCGGGAGGAGGTCGTCGCCGTGGACAGGGAGATCTCGTATCCCGGCATCCTCGCGGTCGCGAGTCCTGTTCTCGGGGCCGACCGGAACGTCGTCGGTGCGCTGTCGATCGCCGCTCCAAGCGGTTCGATGGACGCCGGCCACCTCGCCCCGTTGATCCGCAGCGCCGGGACTGCTGTCACCCGCCGTCTCGCGGCGGCATGA
- a CDS encoding IclR family transcriptional regulator: MRTAGWTESISVLDRITTVFEAFGETEGMGVTELARRANLPKSTVSRIAADLVGQRLLDREGDVLLLGVRLFELGQTVERPRRLRALAHPVMTELRNVTGHTVHLAVLDDRDVVLLSVVRGRTDDASCAVVGSRLPAHATALGKALLAFSPSDRTAPYLLEGALPRRTPNTICDPAALVRELGEVRRNGVAFEREECDAGRACVAGAILSLGTVPKAAISVTGPPPVIAEERVAAAVRSAAITLGRRVDAREDRSLEETKRVGHPAPTRSPTGQPADSRIAW, encoded by the coding sequence ATGCGCACAGCAGGCTGGACGGAGTCCATCAGTGTCCTCGACCGGATCACGACCGTGTTCGAGGCGTTCGGCGAGACGGAAGGCATGGGAGTCACGGAGCTGGCGCGACGTGCCAACCTGCCGAAGTCGACGGTCTCACGGATCGCTGCGGACCTCGTCGGCCAACGACTGCTCGACCGCGAGGGCGACGTGCTCCTTCTCGGAGTTCGGCTCTTCGAACTGGGTCAGACGGTCGAGCGCCCGCGGCGCCTTCGCGCCCTGGCTCATCCCGTCATGACAGAGTTGCGCAACGTCACCGGTCACACCGTGCACCTCGCGGTACTCGACGACCGTGACGTCGTCCTGCTCTCTGTGGTCCGCGGCAGGACCGACGACGCCTCGTGCGCGGTGGTGGGCAGCCGTCTCCCAGCGCACGCGACCGCGCTCGGCAAGGCACTACTGGCCTTCTCGCCGTCAGATCGGACCGCGCCCTACCTGCTCGAAGGCGCGTTGCCACGACGCACGCCGAATACGATATGCGACCCGGCAGCGCTCGTTCGTGAGCTCGGTGAGGTACGGCGCAACGGCGTGGCGTTCGAGCGCGAGGAGTGCGACGCCGGCCGCGCCTGCGTCGCGGGCGCGATCCTCTCGCTGGGCACGGTGCCGAAGGCGGCGATCTCCGTGACCGGGCCGCCGCCGGTGATCGCTGAGGAGCGCGTCGCTGCCGCCGTTCGCTCCGCGGCGATCACCCTCGGCCGTCGGGTCGATGCGCGTGAGGATCGCTCACTGGAGGAGACGAAGCGGGTGGGCCATCCCGCACCCACCCGCTCTCCGACCGGTCAGCCTGCGGACTCGCGAATCGCCTGGTAG
- a CDS encoding shikimate dehydrogenase, producing the protein MRYLVGLIGSGITESLTPPMHEAEASALALDYEYRILDLARLGRAPDDVGSLLIQARQEGFSAMNITHPCKQRVVDVVDELEEDADHLRAANLVVFVGSRTVAFNTDWMGYRDALIIGLPGASFERVVQVGCGGAGAATAYALLSHGTATLELCDVDEARREDLAARMRTRFPTQVVRTWPPGEISAAIARASGVVHATPTGMRHHPGVAFDVGLLQPHAWVSDVVYRPLQTELLRQAAERGHRVLDGGLMAVGQAYASLRIITGAQPDRDRMERHFRILTSAEDRARGRRRP; encoded by the coding sequence ATGAGATATCTCGTCGGCCTCATCGGCTCCGGCATCACCGAGTCCCTCACTCCCCCGATGCACGAGGCCGAGGCATCGGCGCTGGCTCTCGACTACGAGTACCGCATCCTCGACCTGGCCCGGCTCGGACGAGCGCCGGACGACGTGGGCTCGCTCCTGATCCAGGCGAGGCAAGAGGGCTTCTCAGCCATGAACATCACGCATCCGTGCAAGCAGCGCGTGGTCGACGTCGTGGATGAGCTCGAGGAGGACGCCGACCACCTGCGGGCAGCGAACCTGGTCGTCTTCGTCGGCTCGCGCACGGTCGCGTTCAACACCGATTGGATGGGCTACCGCGATGCGCTCATCATCGGTCTACCGGGTGCCTCGTTCGAACGCGTCGTCCAGGTCGGCTGCGGTGGCGCGGGCGCAGCGACCGCCTACGCGCTGCTGTCACACGGCACCGCCACGCTCGAGCTCTGCGACGTCGACGAGGCGCGGCGCGAGGACCTCGCGGCCCGAATGCGCACGCGTTTCCCGACCCAGGTCGTCCGGACCTGGCCGCCCGGGGAGATCTCCGCCGCGATCGCACGAGCGTCCGGCGTCGTCCACGCGACACCGACTGGGATGCGTCACCACCCGGGAGTCGCCTTCGATGTGGGCCTCCTGCAGCCCCACGCCTGGGTGTCGGACGTCGTGTATCGGCCACTGCAGACGGAACTCCTCCGGCAGGCTGCTGAACGCGGTCATCGCGTCCTCGACGGCGGCCTGATGGCGGTCGGGCAGGCCTACGCTAGTCTCCGGATCATCACCGGCGCGCAGCCCGATCGGGACCGTATGGAGCGGCACTTCCGAATTCTGACCAGCGCTGAGGACCGGGCCCGCGGCCGGAGGAGGCCTTGA
- a CDS encoding TetR/AcrR family transcriptional regulator, giving the protein MEEGSAHVADVRPGQRRAARTQADILEIATDEFAANGYAGARVDVIAARTRTTKRMIYYYFGSKEGLYLTVLERVYAQIRRVERGIDIEELSPDEALRRLAEATYDHHTTHEAFIKLVSIENIHRAEHLRQSETIMRENVTAITLLEQVIERGVRVGLFRDDIDAVDVHMMISAYACFHVANRHTFAAIFERDLLAPGLQDSHRQLIGDMVVATMTQGRSAEPA; this is encoded by the coding sequence ATGGAGGAAGGTTCGGCCCACGTCGCCGACGTCCGCCCGGGCCAGCGGCGGGCTGCCCGCACCCAGGCGGACATCCTCGAGATCGCGACGGACGAGTTCGCCGCGAACGGCTACGCCGGCGCGCGGGTCGACGTCATCGCCGCCCGCACGCGGACCACAAAGCGGATGATCTACTACTACTTCGGCTCCAAGGAAGGCCTGTACCTCACCGTCCTCGAGCGGGTCTACGCACAGATCCGACGGGTGGAGCGCGGGATCGACATCGAGGAGCTCTCGCCGGACGAGGCACTGCGCCGGCTCGCCGAGGCCACCTACGACCATCACACGACGCACGAGGCGTTCATCAAGCTCGTCAGCATCGAGAACATCCACCGCGCCGAACACCTGCGGCAGTCGGAGACGATCATGCGCGAGAACGTCACGGCGATCACACTGCTCGAGCAGGTCATCGAGCGCGGAGTGCGGGTGGGCCTGTTCCGCGACGACATCGATGCCGTCGACGTGCACATGATGATCAGTGCGTACGCGTGCTTCCACGTGGCGAACCGGCACACCTTCGCCGCGATCTTCGAACGCGACCTGCTCGCGCCGGGGTTACAGGACTCGCACCGCCAGCTCATCGGCGACATGGTCGTCGCGACCATGACGCAGGGGCGCTCGGCGGAGCCCGCCTGA
- a CDS encoding TRAP transporter large permease: MDLWLYILLLVVLLLLRVPVAFAMIAPSMAYFYSHNLSPGYAITSVLNGINSFPLLAVPLFVFVGTIANHLGIATRLYDFAKALLPRLPGNLAYVNLGTAIGFSWISGSALADAASTSKVQIPQMLKQGYPYGFSAGLTASGSLMSTVMPPSIPAVIFAATAAVSTGALFAGSILPAGLMAVGLAVYVAVWVKMHPGIAVKRPFDGGTLRHTSVRVLGPLLLPVIILGGIFSGWFTPTESAGIASVYMLALGVVYRTLTLRRFWLAAKDTVIVSGGILLILGASNLMGQVLAREQVSRALGNWLASLTDNPVVFLLLLNVVLILLGIFLEAPPVILVLVPILMPIIGEFGIDPIHLGVIMILNLMIGSLTPPVGAVLFVVGSITRRPMAELFRGILPFLIPLGVVLLLLTLFPEIVTIVPTLLGLT; this comes from the coding sequence GTGGATCTCTGGCTCTACATCCTGCTGCTCGTCGTCCTGCTGCTGCTCCGGGTGCCCGTCGCGTTCGCAATGATCGCCCCCAGCATGGCGTATTTCTACAGCCACAACCTGTCGCCGGGATACGCGATCACGTCGGTCCTGAACGGCATCAACAGTTTCCCCCTGCTCGCGGTCCCGCTCTTCGTGTTCGTCGGAACGATCGCGAACCACCTGGGGATCGCCACCAGGCTGTACGACTTCGCGAAAGCACTGCTTCCGCGATTGCCCGGCAATCTCGCGTACGTGAACCTGGGCACGGCGATCGGGTTCTCGTGGATCAGCGGGTCAGCGCTCGCCGACGCTGCTTCGACGAGCAAGGTGCAGATACCGCAGATGCTCAAGCAGGGGTACCCCTACGGCTTCTCGGCCGGCCTCACCGCCTCGGGCTCGCTCATGAGCACGGTGATGCCACCCAGCATCCCCGCGGTCATCTTCGCGGCGACTGCCGCCGTCTCGACCGGGGCGCTCTTCGCGGGGTCGATCCTCCCGGCAGGACTGATGGCGGTCGGGTTGGCCGTCTACGTCGCAGTCTGGGTCAAGATGCACCCTGGCATCGCGGTGAAGCGGCCCTTCGACGGCGGGACGCTTCGTCACACCTCGGTGCGCGTGCTGGGCCCACTTCTACTCCCCGTGATCATCCTGGGCGGCATCTTCAGCGGGTGGTTCACTCCCACGGAGAGCGCCGGCATCGCGTCGGTCTACATGCTCGCGCTCGGCGTGGTCTACCGGACGCTCACGCTACGGCGCTTCTGGCTGGCCGCAAAGGACACTGTCATCGTCTCGGGCGGCATCCTGCTGATCCTGGGAGCCTCCAACCTCATGGGTCAGGTGCTGGCGCGCGAGCAGGTGTCGCGCGCCCTCGGAAACTGGCTGGCGAGCCTCACCGACAACCCGGTCGTCTTCCTCCTGCTGCTGAACGTCGTCCTGATCCTCCTCGGCATCTTCCTGGAGGCACCGCCCGTCATCCTCGTCCTCGTCCCGATCCTCATGCCGATCATCGGCGAGTTCGGCATCGACCCGATCCACCTCGGCGTCATCATGATCCTCAATCTCATGATCGGGTCCCTGACACCACCCGTGGGCGCGGTGCTCTTCGTTGTCGGGTCGATCACCAGACGGCCCATGGCCGAACTGTTCCGCGGCATCCTCCCCTTCCTCATTCCCCTCGGCGTGGTTCTCCTGCTGCTAACCCTGTTCCCGGAGATCGTCACCATCGTGCCGACCCTGCTCGGCCTCACCTAG
- a CDS encoding TRAP transporter small permease: MSKRTPDGDRIPKPDDTPDPDIAASNYGLAPAAGEDVPREPLLLRIWSGVELTIGVILFALIVIGVMYQVIGRYFPEIGWVGAGELALLSMIAMTFMTTGYLVGRNGHIVIEVFDQVLAGSRAFSVLRVVSALIMVATCLALAYEAFVKIEIEWARASAAMRVPIGTLYVFAFMGFLSAAIHSAWKIPYANRPERKLDISEMEG, translated from the coding sequence GTGAGCAAGCGCACGCCGGATGGAGACCGGATCCCGAAACCCGACGACACGCCGGACCCCGACATCGCGGCGTCAAACTACGGCCTCGCGCCGGCCGCCGGTGAGGACGTGCCGCGCGAACCCCTCCTGCTGCGCATCTGGTCAGGCGTGGAGCTCACGATCGGAGTGATCCTGTTCGCCCTCATCGTCATCGGGGTGATGTACCAGGTGATCGGCCGGTACTTCCCTGAGATCGGATGGGTGGGTGCGGGTGAGCTCGCGCTGCTGTCGATGATCGCCATGACCTTCATGACGACCGGCTACCTGGTCGGGCGCAATGGCCACATCGTGATCGAGGTCTTCGACCAGGTCCTCGCGGGATCCCGCGCGTTCAGCGTGCTCCGGGTCGTCTCGGCCCTCATCATGGTCGCCACCTGCCTGGCGCTCGCCTACGAGGCGTTCGTCAAGATCGAGATCGAGTGGGCTCGCGCGAGTGCCGCGATGCGCGTGCCCATCGGAACCCTCTACGTCTTCGCGTTCATGGGATTCCTCTCCGCCGCGATCCACTCGGCGTGGAAGATCCCATACGCCAATCGTCCGGAGCGCAAGCTCGACATCTCCGAGATGGAGGGCTAG
- a CDS encoding citryl-CoA lyase produces the protein MTEHSPEELVAEVRRWWSTGIIDVRPGEIALRGYPIQELIGDASLVETIWLMLRGELPTRAEAALLEAAMVASVDHGPQAPSIAIGRMAVTCGSPINAAMASAINVLDDVHGGAGQQCMELYLEIDGERDRSGGLDTAVGLVLQRRREAGLNYVPGFGHRLHPLDPRTPRLLALVDSGAAAGVVDGRFAAIGRAVEVALSTGKAARVPMNIDGATAVVYCELGLRPELGRGVFVLARSIGILAHAAEQLAQGGRIKGPTPKSVRYTYTGPARRPVPRDRDARRSPL, from the coding sequence ATGACCGAGCACTCGCCCGAGGAACTCGTCGCCGAGGTTCGGCGGTGGTGGAGCACCGGAATCATCGACGTCCGACCAGGAGAGATCGCCCTGCGCGGCTACCCGATCCAGGAACTGATCGGTGACGCGAGTCTCGTCGAGACGATCTGGCTCATGCTGCGTGGCGAGCTGCCGACACGAGCGGAGGCCGCGCTGCTGGAGGCGGCCATGGTGGCGTCCGTCGACCACGGACCCCAAGCCCCCTCGATCGCGATCGGACGGATGGCGGTGACGTGCGGGTCGCCGATCAACGCGGCGATGGCGTCGGCCATCAACGTCCTCGACGACGTGCACGGCGGTGCCGGCCAGCAGTGCATGGAGCTGTACCTCGAGATCGATGGCGAACGCGACCGCTCCGGCGGACTCGACACCGCCGTCGGGCTGGTCCTCCAGCGGCGTCGCGAGGCGGGGCTGAACTACGTGCCAGGATTTGGTCACCGACTTCACCCGCTCGACCCGAGGACACCCCGTCTGCTGGCGCTCGTCGACTCCGGCGCCGCAGCGGGTGTCGTGGACGGCCGGTTCGCCGCCATCGGCCGTGCCGTCGAAGTTGCGCTCAGCACGGGCAAGGCGGCACGCGTCCCGATGAACATCGACGGGGCGACGGCGGTCGTGTACTGCGAGCTCGGGCTCAGACCCGAGCTCGGACGCGGGGTGTTCGTCCTCGCGCGCTCGATCGGCATCCTCGCCCATGCCGCCGAGCAGTTGGCGCAGGGTGGACGCATCAAGGGCCCCACGCCGAAGTCGGTCCGCTACACCTACACCGGGCCGGCGCGGCGACCGGTCCCTCGCGATCGCGACGCCAGAAGGAGCCCGCTATGA